AAAGATAACTAGTTTCTATTGTGTAGGGAATAGATGCACTTGGCTTAGCAACTTTGGAAACTTTGacatctgctgctgctgcaaggTTGCCTTTTACCATTGGATATTCATCATCCTTCATGGATAATGAGGACATTGCCAACTTGAGAACTCTAAATCGCCTTCTTCTGCTGCTATCCAGACTTCAGAAGAATGAGAATCCAAATTCAGTAAGATTGTCATCTTATTATAGCGTCATTTTTGACACTTGATGGTATAATTCATGTATTGTTAGCGTCATCACATATCACAACTAGCTAAGTGGCACAGAGTTAGGTGATTAGAATGACAACAAGTGCACCATTAGCATGTTATGCTTTTCGAATGTTGCCATGAAAGATATACCATATTATCAAAATTTCCACAGAACATTCTTGAAACATCTGGTCAGATTGTTCATGCTAGTTTGTTGAGCGTTCAAATTTTCTTTGGCTAAGCTATATATTTTATCTTGCTGGAGAATACTACTCTAATGCTTTCCAATCATCAGGACTTTTGCTGATCAAGAGGTTCAAAACTAGCATTTTGAATAGTTCCAAAATTCTAGTCTTCAATGTTCAATAGAAGTTTTTGATTTGGTCTTCGTTTGAACCTGAAATTCTTTTGCAGGAAGTAAACTATGCAAATTCTGGAGAGAACAAAAATGCTTCTGTGGAGGAGCTATCTCTCGTTCTATATCAAATGACATCTGCACAGGATATTTTACCAATTCTTTCTGTCATTCCTGAGGTAAGGATGATATAATTCCTAATTCTTTATTTATGTGTCTGAACTATACTCTGTACTTGCATGGTAACTATTACACAAAATACATGCGTTTATTTGTTGTGGTTCTCTCACAATTGTTTTTATTATTGTGTAGTTTATTATAGCTGAATTAACTTATGTTCCCACAAACAGAAATATGTCTTTGCAGATATCTCAGTTTGTACATCTATGCTTCACTAATTCACTGGGTGTTTGTCAAAATAGGTAGGTATAGACTTTGCTGCTAGTATCTGTTGATTCTTTGCATGCAGGTACTTCTGTTGGTGACCTAAGTTTAAGCATGATTAAAGTATGGAATCTTGCCAGAAGGCATTTGCTGGTCATGCAGTACTTAAGTTTTTTGACCAAAGGACATGGAAGGCAAATGAGTCAAAGTGATATATTAGAATATCGGTAACATGTAATGGCTGGAACTGGCTATTTTTTATTACATGATAATATTTCCAATAAACAAGAAACTTCAGGTGCAGGTAGGCCAATTGAGGATGTTCGTCTTGCAATCCAACTATTAGCTGGGCAGACTGGTCATGTATTCTAGTTAGATTTAGCAATCTGGTGCCATACATAGAGGATATGAAGTCTGATGCTAGAACACGGTGATAATAATGAACTGATCAACAAACGTAAGACCCAGTAGCAGAAAAATCCCATGAAAAGATTTTGAAGGAAAAATAAACCAGGGAAACTGTGCATGTCAGAGAAGAATGGTCCCAGTACAAAGTACAATTTTTTGTCAGAAAAAGCATTTGTTGATTTATTACTATCCCTGTGACAAACTGAAGCCTACAAAATACAAATTTTCATGAAGTTTAAAATCCAAGATGAGCCATTGGAAGACAGTAACACAGAAGGCAGCAAATGCTCTCTATTAATAGGGCTAAAGGAAACAATAAATCAAGTCCATATCTGAGAGCTTGAGAATTATGGAGATGGAAGGATGACCCTATATCATGATCAAAGCAGAAGAGAAATCTGAGCTATTCCTCAAACTAAAATGCAGGAAATGACATCATTGGAATAGGTGGAGTTGAGAAGATCAGAAGAGAAGATATTCTTCAAGATATCACATTAATACAATGGATAACCAAGTCATCATGCATCAGGGTTGAGAGCAATTGAACTGCAAAATAAATAGATGTTGCAAGGTCTGATGTAAAAATGAGTTTGTGAAAAACTCGAGAGATCCTACAATGTAAAGAGCAATTGTCTAAAAGTGGAAAGGTGCCAAAAAATTTGAAGAGAATGGACTCATTGGTCATTATTAACTGAAACAGATCCTTCTATTAGATGGCATTTTTTTGTACTTTAATCCATTAGCAGTCTAGCACCACTCAAGTTCATGGACACCATGGATCCATTTAATCCATTAGATGGCATTAAAAGAACTAGTATGGATCCTCTATTATACTTGATTCATTCTCCTTTATGGACACCATGGACCCATTTACCACTTTCATGTATTGCTGAATGCAATGCTGCATTCAGCCAGATTTTGCAGAATTGTTGGCATTCATTTCCATCGAACTATTAGCAAATGTGTCTCATCCTTCATTTGTCTGATCTGACTGGTTAATACCAGTGGATATTtactttgtttttatttgttcttCCTCTGTTCCATTCTGGCAGCTTCCTTCAGAGTCGCAACAACAACTGGTTCGTCTACCAGCAGATTTAGCTGGGAGGCTGTTGTCTCGTGTGGTAGCAAGATCTATCAGACGGATTTTTGTATAAGGCATGTACAACACCACAGATCTGCTTTTCTTCCTGAGATCATCATAACCCTATAACTTATCTAATTGTTTTCACATCTAATTGAAGTTGCTTCCAAGGCTCATTATTTGGCTCGCCTCCAGAAAGGGATTAAAGGGACTCAAAGTGATGCTTCGACTTGTTTATTGGATCCATGGTTTTGTTTTCTTTGGTAATCCCAACCACTGCAAGGTAAAAGGTGATATCTTTCCCTCTGAAAATTATGTACTTTAAACAGAGTTgatgtgtatacatgtatatatagaaTTCAGTGCATGCCTTGATTGCTTCTAGCAATATCTTCTTCAGTCATTAATTGATTCAAGAGGATCGAGATCACTGTATCTTGTTTAGCTTGAATTGTGATTCGAACGGTAGAGGGTAGATAAATGTGTGTGACTTGCATTTGAACAACTAGACTGATGCAAGTAGCCAACAATAAGGATTCCTGGCAATCCATGCATCTGTAATAATCAAGAGAAATGCTGTTCATTAGATCCTAATGGATAATATTGTCTTTGATCGTTAGCAACCTCTTGGATCTGTTGATGTGGTGCTTCTATTTGTCCACAAGCTGATGCACTAATTACGTCAGATGAAACCATTATAAACTGGGATATGGAGTGGAACATTTCATCAGCATGGAGAAGTAGAATCCACTGCAAGGGAAGTCTAAATCAACTGCTGCCGCTTGAATTTGAGTCACACCAGATAACCTATCAGTTTGGTATTGACTTCAATCATTCCATGTCGAAAATATGGTTTTGAGACTACATTATGAGAAGATATTTGATCACCTGTGATGAACATATCCATTGTGGGGTATGCTTTCCCTGCTGTTGCTCTTAACAGTAAATTGTTCTCTTGGTAGTAAACATGGTGCATCAAAGAATCTGATTCATGAACAATATTATCCTGTTCCCTTGTTGATCTGCGCTATGTTGCATGGCTCCCATTTCAAGTCAAACTTTGCTGGAACAGTATACTCTCTCACATCATGTCCTATTATGATAGTTGGATAGCAATGAATTCCAAAAACTTTTTCGAGTTATGTAACTGGTTGGTCAAGTGAATTTTCTGCAAGAATTTGTTTGGTATAAGTTGGCATCAGGATCCCTTCTCAAGTGAAGGAAGAACAAAAATACATGGAACATATGCACTCTCCTGCATAGAGAATTCTGAGTCAATTTCTTGAAAGAATCTTCCAGGAAAGCTGAGTCGAGTCTATCTCAATCATCATTGAGATAGATGAGCTGAGCTCATCTCAATTATTTGGTGGCCATcttatactatattttctcttccTAACCTCTTCTTTTCTCACAAAAGTTTTATGATCCCAAATCCTGCATACAAcacattatgtttttttttccaaGATAAGATATTATATATTACCTACAGAAATGATTACAAGCGACTCCGAAAACATACATCCTCTCGGAAATATATCCATTTTATTATACATGATAAAATCTGTAGgtcaattaattaataattatgttacataaaataacaaaattatcttaaataaataaataaatcatttctACTACATTCAGAATCAACTAAGACCATAACGTCATgcaatatattttttctaaaattaaaaCAATTTCATCTATCAACATCAAAAGCTttaattccataaatccaaattctttCTAAATATATACACTTGCTaagatttagtttttttttttttttttatagagtaAGTGGCAAGATTTGAATTCCGAAATTCTTTACCAACTAAGCTAGTCCTACTCAACTTTTGATCACCACCAAATTAATATTTATGACGTAAAATGTAAATTTTATAGTCGATTTGCTGCTATCCTATCGTCTCTATTAATATATcaaattgaataaaaaaaatataattataaaaaaaagaaaaaaaaaataatgaaacgATTGCTAACAGCATAGCAGTATCCATATCACTCGAAATCTTATCAATTTGACCCACAAGCATATAGAAGAATTGAGAAACAGGAAAAAGGATATCCATCCTGTGGGCTGTTCCTAACGAGAGGGAGTCGAACACTCATTTCAAAATGCTGATAAATCGTGCCATAATCTACATGAATTTATGGCCTGCAGGTAAAACAGGAAGCAAGAACCAAAAGATACGTGCCACCAGAGCATGGtggttggagaagaagaagaagatgatgatgcacCTGCGAGCTACATGTCGCTTGAGGTCGCTTTTCTGATTCCTGCAGCCGCAAGAGACGGGGGAGGGGCGAAGCAAGGGAGGAAAAAGGCGCCGCCTTTACGCTTCTCTGCTCCGCCGCCCAAAACTCCCACCTTTTTTCGTTTCTCGTCAGATCCGCACCGAGTTTTTATCTTACCCTTCCTAAAGATTCGACCTTTGTTTGCTTCCGGGCTCCATCAATCGCATCAAGGTGACGTTTCCGAGGTCTCTTCCTCTATTGCGTGAATCATGCGTTAGACGCTGCGTTTGTTGTACCCTTATTTGTGTGTGGATTTGCTTGGCACTTGCTCTTCCGCCTCAAAAGAGAACCGTTCTTGTCTTGGTGCTCCGCTTCAGCGAAGATGGTCTTCTGGGAAGGGTGGATCAGCGATGAGTTGATGGGCACCTTTTCTCCTATCGTGGTTTATTGGCTATACGCCGGAATGTATCAGCTGTTGCCGCCGTTGGACCAGTACCGGCTGCACACAAGGAAAGAGGAGGAGCAGAAGAATTTGGTGCCTCTGTCCTCCGTGATCAAGGGAGTTCTACTGCAGCAGCTGGTTCAGGCGACGGTTGCAGGGCTGATGTTCTTGGTGAGCAGTTCAAAATCCTTAAACAATGGCTACTGATCTGGTTTCCATAAATTTAGTTCTAGATGAAGTCAATATTAAGAAGGATCTCATAATAATTCTTTTCGTAAAAGAAAGTATAGATTTTGATGTATATGGTGTAGTATTCAATTAAAATGGATGTAAAATGTTTGTCTTGATCGATAAATGATTCTAATAAAAATGTTGGTAGGCAAATGATTCTAATAAGGCCCCTTTTGGTTGTCTTTGGTCCTTATCTAAGTAAGAGAGCCTACATGTCTGATCAAGTAGTTAGGTTGTGTAGATGTTTGAAGATTGTGGCCTGTGTTAAGATAGATAGTGTTGAGTACCATTTCTTTGTTTTATTGTTTCCTATGCTCTTACTTGGGAGTTTTACGAGTCACCAGAGGGtttctatttttcatttttactTCAGATTATATGGCATTTCTTCTCGTTCTATTATAAATAATCATTTGAAAAGTTTGGTCCGAAAGTAGTTGATTGCATTGCATATcattaaatgtttgagatgatgATGATACATATTTGCTACTTCTGGTTGTGTTGGTTAATGCTTAAGAACACTTTTGCTCATTTACATGGTATGCCTTTTGTTCCCTTTCTGTAAAGCAGTTGAATCTTTTCCTATCATTTAGCTCTTCTTAACACTTGATAAATGATACAATTATTTTGTGTTTGTTTTCTTGGGATATAATTACTGCTGTGCGCCTCATATTTTCTTCTATAACATACTCGAGCATTTGTGGATTTTGTATTTGTTCTGTCTTGTTAAATTTGGAACAATTTAGGAACATTAGTTGAACATGAATACTGCTACATAAGGGCATGTTTGATCACTAGGGAGGGAGGGGTTATCAATCAGAAATTTAATAGCTGGTAGTGGCATCTTtgatcaaatttggtttgggaatGATGATAGGACAGGCAGATTGTTGTTTTTGGCTGGATCATAAATGTTTGACAAGTAGCCAACATTAAACAGGGAATGATGTCCAGACTCAGGTAGGTAGCTGTGTCTTTTATGATACAAGATATGATGAGAAAGGTCTTGAATAGTGTAGGACCAGAAACCCAAAGTGCAACATCTTTTACAACCTTTGGTATAGTCTGTCTGCCCTGGCCATTAAGCTTTTTTGTATCTGTTAATCTATTTAGGCTTTGATTAATAGGTTTTCACTAAATACATGTAATCATTCTTGTCCCTATTGGAATGCCAATTCTGCCAATTTTTCTTTGGCTTTTCCCATGGACCTTATCATAATTGACAAAGCATTTAtgtctttaaataaaaaatgtaatgttttttttttctatattccgTCATCGCCAGGTTTCTGGTTCTTCATTTGTACAAAAACATGGTTATAAATTTGTTGATGATTACAAATGGAAGTGACTAATTatttgataaaaccctagggttttatcatagaagaatagaaagaaaaggaatgatcactttgagaggatcaacttccttgatcactttgaggggatcgacttccttgatcactttgaggggatcgacttccttgatcactttgaggggatcaacctccttatcACTTCGAGATGATCGGTctcctaggatttgtcaaaaaattggaataatatttcatagatCCCGAAAAAAATTAATACATCTATAAGAGTTCCAGAGTCTATCAAGACTTGGACtcataataaataaagaaatctTAAATGAGCTCCTATACGAGataaaatcaataaaatattatttaaaactcaaaaaataaaaaaggatccTAACGTTATTATGATCTCGAAAACATAATGATATTGTATTCCTGAGTTAATGCCTTAAAAAGTAGCATTTGTAACTCGAGAATACtatgatataatattttaatgcCTAATTTAATGTCTCCTTGATCagagatcgacctccttgatcactttgagagaatcgacctcttagggtttgtaaaatactggaataatatttcatatatcCCGAAAAAAAACTAATACATCTATATTTGAAGGGTTCTACCTTTGAGTCTATCAGGACTTAGACTCCTAATAAATAAAGAAATCTTAAATGAGCTCCTATCCGATTAACTAGACAAACTCAATataatattattcaaaacatagaaaataaaaaaaggataatCTCGTAAACTTAGTGATATTGTGTGCCTGATTTAATGCCTTAAAAAATAGCATTTGTAACTCGAGAATACTATGAtctgatgttttttttatgttggtCTGCGACCTCATACTGCAGATTACTGCTAAGCCAAGTGGAGAAGGCAGCATAATTCAACCATCCTTACCTGTCCAACTTATCCAAATCATGGTTGCTATGTTGATAATGGACACATGGCAATACTTTATTCATCGATACATGCACCAGAACAAGTTGTTGTACCGCCATATCCACTCCCAGCACCACAGACTGGTTGTTCCTTACGCTATCGGCGCCCTTTACAATCACCCACTGGAGGGCCTTCTTCTCGACACCTTCGGTGGAGCCATCTCATTCTTGATCTCGGGGATGACTGCAAGGACGGCTGTATTCTTCTTCTGCTTTGCTGTAATCAAGACTGTCGACGATCATTGTGGCCTTTGGCTGCCTGGGAACATTTTCCACATCATCTTTCAGAACAACACTGCCTACCATGATGTCCACCATCAACTCCACGGCACAAAATACAACTACTCGCAGCCTTTCTTCTCGATATGGGACAGGTTATTGGGTACCTACATGCCATTCAGCTTGGTGAACCGTAAAGAAGGTGGGTTCGAGGCAAGAATAGGAAAGAGACTAAATGGCATGTCATAGTTAGAAGGTAGAGACCGAGGTGGTGTGCAGAACAACTCCAGGACCTGTTCTGTCGATAATTTTAAATCAAATTAATCATCCTCTAAAAACTAGCTGGATTCTTTCTTGGTGCTTATCATTTGATTGTTCTCTCTCAGCTTGTTTGCCTTGTTTCTTGGCCATGTTTCTCTTACACT
The DNA window shown above is from Musa acuminata AAA Group cultivar baxijiao chromosome BXJ2-4, Cavendish_Baxijiao_AAA, whole genome shotgun sequence and carries:
- the LOC135609786 gene encoding very-long-chain aldehyde decarbonylase GL1-9-like isoform X1 codes for the protein MVVGEEEEDDDAPASYMSLEVAFLIPAAARDGGGAKQGRKKAPPLRFSAPPPKTPTFFRFSSDPHRVFILPFLKIRPLFASGLHQSHQAKMVFWEGWISDELMGTFSPIVVYWLYAGMYQLLPPLDQYRLHTRKEEEQKNLVPLSSVIKGVLLQQLVQATVAGLMFLITAKPSGEGSIIQPSLPVQLIQIMVAMLIMDTWQYFIHRYMHQNKLLYRHIHSQHHRLVVPYAIGALYNHPLEGLLLDTFGGAISFLISGMTARTAVFFFCFAVIKTVDDHCGLWLPGNIFHIIFQNNTAYHDVHHQLHGTKYNYSQPFFSIWDRLLGTYMPFSLVNRKEGGFEARIGKRLNGMS
- the LOC135609786 gene encoding very-long-chain aldehyde decarbonylase GL1-9-like isoform X2; the protein is MVFWEGWISDELMGTFSPIVVYWLYAGMYQLLPPLDQYRLHTRKEEEQKNLVPLSSVIKGVLLQQLVQATVAGLMFLITAKPSGEGSIIQPSLPVQLIQIMVAMLIMDTWQYFIHRYMHQNKLLYRHIHSQHHRLVVPYAIGALYNHPLEGLLLDTFGGAISFLISGMTARTAVFFFCFAVIKTVDDHCGLWLPGNIFHIIFQNNTAYHDVHHQLHGTKYNYSQPFFSIWDRLLGTYMPFSLVNRKEGGFEARIGKRLNGMS